One Ricinus communis isolate WT05 ecotype wild-type chromosome 1, ASM1957865v1, whole genome shotgun sequence DNA window includes the following coding sequences:
- the LOC8287159 gene encoding cysteine-tryptophan domain-containing zinc finger protein 7, with amino-acid sequence MISLGRRDARKELGLGFGSGREMEDTELEEGEACSDHNNNRDDGYDASIDPDIALSYIDVKLQDVLGHFQKDFEGGVSAENLGAKFGGYGSFLPTYQRSPVWSHPRTPPKNQNYNAPRSPNNSQLEGNRHGLVSSSNAPQTVKLEPATASLVSLTASQASSSPIVAVKQEAGMPSSDLAKEHALRFESVNRKSTNFPDQKLLKVRIKVGSDNLSTQKNAAIYSGLGLDVSPSSSLDDSPSGSEGMSHGRQDSPFESPAHILEIMTSFPVRGSLLLSPLPDDLIHLPEKVKLLKGSVIFPVPTIGSESSGILPNGSVKGDGKILGEKKTKLPERNEILAESKSENKDSQGGIDVSLKEVDLDTLACEDLVSNTLKLPLLSNSYSVADAAKGMVRSSNKSREASNGVVRDKGSSDLIKEEEPNTHEDAWFENPKATSAGKIWEEKKASSPDSIPVYPRKDGHRKGRKPSGTVKSDSNISKGMKNASSELTDTLKQKADQKFTSNEQEGTKFPSGKERCSSDGKKKMKGSQNQANTVADISKDSLTGGSHSMAKSKISTYLDEYITKRESEDLKLQKNTGKAGDRYKDFFGDFELDQEESQMSPLGMTYENRQKDSEICEKNTRFYNNTSKERLSGKKSDKLLPTSEMHPKTTQGVTPFSGNGPISGVASAATAPAATKDNWVCCDKCQKWRLLPLGKNPNDLPEKWLCSMLNWLPGMNRCSFSEDETTNAVMALNQVPALVSQNNLLTNPGGVISSISVVVDQLDQNHQNLGLYAMPSGGKKKIKDGSALLSNSMKKGIQASVANGTLNEVNQPMVSEPDVLKLSKISDLTVEKQKNRQKEKHKVLESCSDGGDTRQPKIKGRRDLEEDSLRVSKKIRAEVMLEDWVSDHVNSEKIGPSSGNGLPTMSSGKNLPKNNGRTSSKDQVSARKSKDKVPMSMDDVSTDNGKRDDKEVRKKRKLKGSYDTQINTGTISNTGHDLQESRIMAKEEFSDNEYRKEKKARVSISDGKESSASKGSGKTDRKGSHRKNQQLGKYIGSSVSQRSLDGVDFSKRDSGSLHPSVAATSSSSKVSGSHKTKANFHETKGSPVESVSSSPLRVSKQDKLMSGQRNFTEKDDSSDAGLFSLGGRRKISDGEDDGGSDRSGAAKKEKVLEVAHHASHESSVLDFQEKDISRVSGGKFKQQIVPSPDITNHHLANGSSDYLGQENRCSSKTTTSERGHVDDRQHESHYLVNGSRPRKSGKGSSSRSKDKNRSFNYELDNGKLKVSDSINEQAPSFAVKPTDSKSKTEEKFGVRSDESENRYVDKDSIGLFSSESSKKESQSKVREHSGSDSKAHDASIPRHNLLLDSEAASGRGKSPSLPPSGGAQNEPVSHCPQPVSGSHKGNRANISVSNASDSDNPSKTLKQIRKIDQPNGTHHNSSKDPLSNGRRAKDLDAPSPVKRDSSSQGAIALKEAKNLKHSADRLKNSGFILESTRLYFEAALKFLHGASLLETCSSENPRSAEMIQSMQVYSSTAKLCEFCAHEYEKSKDMAAAALAYKCMEVAYMRVVYCAHNGANKDRHELQTALQMVPPGESPSSSASDVDNLNHPATADKGTLTKSISSPQVAGSHIIAARNRPNFSRLLNFAQDVNFAMEASRKSRLAFAAANLSLGETQRREGISSIKTALDFNFQDVEGLLRLVRLAIEATGR; translated from the exons ATGATTTCATTGGGAAGAAGAGATGCGAGAAAAGaattagggttagggtttggTAGTGGGAGAGAGATGGAAGATACTGAGCTTGAAGAAGGGGAGGCTTGCTCAGACCATAATAACAACAGGGATGATGGTTATGATGCTAGCATAGACCCTGATATTGCTCTCTCTTACATA gaTGTGAAACTTCAGGATGTCTTGGGACACTTTCAAAAAGATTTTGAAGGTGGAGTTTCAGCAGAGAATTTGG GAGCCAAGTTTGGTGGTTACGGTTCATTTTTACCTACCTATCAGCGCTCTCCAGTTTGGTCTCACCCAAGGACTCCACCCAAAAATCAGAACTACAATGCACCTAGATCTCCAAACAATTCACAACTGGAG GGCAATCGTCATGGCTTAGTATCTTCATCAAATGCGCCTCAAACAGTAAAACTTGAACCTGCTACTGCTAGTCTGGTGTCTCTAACTGCTTCACAAGCATCCTCCTCTCCCATTGTTGCAGTCAAACAAGAAGCAGGCATGCCATCCTCTGATCTTGCTAAGGAACATGCATTGAGATTTGAATCAGTGAACAGAAAATCTACCAATTTTCCAGACCAGAAATTGCTCAAAGTCCGAATCAAAGTGGGTTCTGATAATTTGTCAACACAAAAGAATGCTGCAATCTACAGTGGTCTTGGCCTTGATGTTTCACCATCTTCATCGCTGGATGACAGCCCTTCTGGAAGTGAGGGGATGTCACATGGACGTCAAGATTCACCATTTGAATCTCCAGCTCATATTCTTGAG ATTATGACTTCTTTTCCAGTTCGCGGGAGCTTGTTGTTGTCACCTCTTCCTGATGATCTAATTCACTTGCCGGAAAAGGTAAAGCTTCTTAAAGGCAGTGTAATTTTTCCTGTTCCAACCATTGGCTCAGAAAGTTCTGGGATTTTACCTAATGGGTCTGTAAAAGGTGATGGGAAGATACTGGgagagaagaaaacaaaattaccagaaagaaatgaaatattaGCAGAATCAAAAAGTGAAAATAAGGATTCTCAGGGTGGTATTGATGTTTCCTTAAAGGAGGTAGACCTCGACACCTTGGCCTGTGAGGATCTCGTTTCTAACACATTAAAGCTCCCACTTCTCTCCAATTCATACTCGGTTGCTGATGCAGCGAAAGGCATGGTTAGGTCATCCAATAAATCCAGGGAAGCATCTAATGGTGTAGTTAGGGATAAAGGCTCTTCTGATCTGATAAAGGAGGAGGAGCCCAATACTCATGAGGATGCTTGGTTCGAGAATCCTAAAGCCACATCAGCTGGAAAAATCTGGGAAGAGAAAAAAGCTAGTTCTCCTGACAGTATTCCTGTCTACCCCCGGAAAGATGGCCATCGGAAAGGAAGAAAGCCTTCTGGCACTGTAAAAAGTGACTCAAATATTTCAAAGGGGATGAAAAATGCAAGTTCTGAACTTACAGATACTCTAAAGCAGAAGGCTGATCAGAAATTTACCTCTAATGAACAGGAAGGAACCAAGTTTCCTTCTGGAAAGGAGCGGTGCTCTTCTgatgggaaaaagaaaatgaaaggaagTCAAAATCAGGCAAATACAGTAGCGGATATATCAAAAGATAGCTTGACAGGTGGCTCTCATTCAATGGCCAAAAGTAAGATTAGTACTTACTTGGATGAATATATAACCAAAAGGGAGTCGGAAGACttaaaattgcaaaagaataCTGGAAAAGCTGGGGATAGATATAAAGATTTTTTTGGAGATTTTGAACTAGATCAAGAAGAAAGTCAGATGAGTCCATTGGGAATGACTTACGAGAATAGGCAGAAGGATTCTGAAATATGTGAAAAAAACACTCGTTTCTATAATAACACATCAAAAGAGAGATTAAGTGGTAAGAAAAGTGATAAGCTGCTTCCAACAAGTGAAATGCATCCTAAAACAACTCAGGGTGTCACTCCCTTCTCAGGTAATGGGCCCATCTCTGGTGTTGCTTCTGCAGCAACAGCTCCTGCTGCAACCAAAGACAATTGGGTCTGCTGTGACAAGTGTCAAAAATGGCGGCTTCTTCCACTTGGTAAAAATCCTAATGACCTACCAGAGAAGTGGCTGTGTAGCATGCTTAACTGGCT gCCTGGTATGAACCGGTGTAGTTTTAGCGAGGATGAGACAACAAATGCTGTAATGGCATTGAACCAAGTCCCTGCTCTGGTGAGTCAAAATAATCTCCTGACAAATCCTGGTGGGGTTATATCCAGTATAAGCGTGGTCGTTGATCAGCTTGATCAGAACCATCAAAACTTGGGTTTATATGCCATGCCCAGTGgtggaaagaagaaaattaaagatggtAGCGCTCTGTTGTCAAACTCTATGAAGAAGGGCATACAGGCATCAGTAGCAAATGGAACCTTAAATGAGGTGAATCAACCAATGGTAAGCGAACCTGATGTTTTGAAATTGAGCAAGATTAGTGACTTAACTGTGGAGAAACAGAAAAATAGGCAGAAAGAGAAGCATAAAGTACTTGAAAGCTGTTCTGATGGAG GTGATACTAGGCAACCAAAGATTAAGGGGAGAAGGGATCTTGAGGAAGATTCATTGAGGGTCTCCAAGAAAATCAGGGCTGAAGTCATGCTAGAAGATTGGGTGTCTGATCATGTAAACAGTGAAAAAATAGGTCCTAGCTCAGGTAATGGATTACCTACAATGTCTTCAGGGAAGAATCTGCCTAAAAACAATGGCCGCACTTCTTCCAAGGATCAGGTTTCTGCTAGAAAATCAAAGGACAAAGTTCCAATGTCCATGGATGATGTGTCCACAGATAATGGAAAACGGGATGATAAAGAAGTTAGAAAGAAGAGGAAACTAAAAGGAAGTTATGATACTCAGATTAATACAGGAACCATTTCAAATACAGGGCATGATCTCCAGGAAAGCAGAATCATGGCCAAGGAGGAGTTCAGTGACAATGAGTacaggaaagaaaagaaggccAGGGTATCCATATCCGATGGAAAGGAGTCCAGTGCAAGTAAAGGTAGTGGTAAAACAGACAGAAAAGGTAGTCATAGAAAGAACCAGCAACTAGGAAAATATATAGGAAGTTCTGTGTCTCAACGGAGCTTGGATGGTGTGGATTTTTCAAAAAGGGATTCTGGATCTCTGCATCCTTCTGTGGCAGCTACTTCTAGCTCTTCTAAGGTTTCTGGTTCGCACAAAACCAAAGCTAATTTTCATGAAACAAAAGGGTCTCCAGTAGAATCAGTTTCATCATCACCTCTAAGAGTTTCAAAACAAGATAAGCTTATGTCAGGACAAAGAAACTTCACTGAGAAAGATGACTCAAGTGATGCTGGGTTATTTTCCCTAGGTGGTAGGCGAAAAATTTCAGATGGTGAAGATGACGGTGGGAGTGATCGATCTGGGGCAGCAAAGAAGGAGAAAGTTCTTGAGGTGGCTCATCATGCTTCTCATGAATCCTCTGTGCTGGATTTTCAGGAAAAGGACATTAGTCGTGTTTCTGGTGGTAAATTTAAACAGCAGATTGTTCCTTCTCCTGACATCACAAACCACCACCTGGCAAATGGTAGTTCAGATTATTTAGGGCAAGAGAATCGATGTTCTAGTAAAACTACCACTTCAGAGCGAGGTCACGTTGATGATAGACAGCATGAAAGTCATTATCTTGTGAATGGATCCCGTCCAAGGAAGTCTGGAAAAGGATCTTCTTCACGTTCCAAAGACAAGAATAGAAGTTTCAATTATGAACTTGACAATGGTAAACTTAAGGTTTCTGATTCTATTAATGAACAAGCACCTTCCTTTGCAGTGAAACCAACTGATAGTAAAAGTAAAACTGAGGAGAAGTTTGGGGTCAGGTCTGACGAAAGTGAGAATAGATATGTGGATAAGGACTCCATAGGACTATTTTCAAGTGAAAGCAGTAAAAAAGAGAGCCAGTCAAAGGTCCGGGAACACAGTGGTTCTGATAGTAAAGCACACGATGCGTCTATTCCAAGACACAATTTGCTGTTAGATTCTGAGGCAGCATCTGGTAGAGGAAAGTCACCATCATTACCTCCATCTGGAGGTGCTCAAAATGAACCAGTGTCTCACTGCCCTCAACCTGTCTCTGGATCTCATAAAGGAAATAGAGCAAATATTTCAGTTAGTAATGCCTCTGATAGTGATAATCCATCAAAAACACTGAAACAAATCAGAAAGATTGATCAGCCAAATGGGACTCATCACAACAGTTCAAAAGATCCTCTTTCTAATGGGAGGAGGGCCAAGGATCTTGATGCCCCAAGTCCAGTTAAAAGAGATTCTTCTAGTCAGGGTGCTATTGCTCTGAAAGAAGCTAAAAATCTTAAACACTCGGCTGATCGTCTTAAG AACTCTGGATTTATTCTGGAGAGTACGAGACTTTACTTTGAGGCAGCCCTGAAGTTTCTTCATGGAGCCTCCTTGTTGGAAACTTGTAGCAGTGAGAATCCCAGAAGTGCAGAGATGATTCAGTCGATGCAAGTGTATAGTAGCACTGCAAAACTCTGCGA GTTTTGTGCccatgaatatgagaaatccaAGGACATGGCTGCTGCTGCCCTGGCCTACAAATGTATGGAGGTGGCATATATGAGGGTAGTCTATTGTGCGCATAACGGAGCAAATAAAGATAGACATGAATTGCAGACAGCTCTTCAAATGGTTCCTCCAG GTGAGTCACCTTCTTCTTCTGCCTCTGATGTTGATAACTTGAATCACCCAGCAACAGCAGACAAGGGTACCTTGACCAAAAGTATAAGCTCTCCTCAAGTGGCAGGAAGCCACATCATTGCTGCACGAAATCGTCCAAATTTTTCGCGGTTGCTCAATTTT GCTCAGGATGTAAATTTTGCAATGGAAGCCTCAAGAAAATCAAGGCTAGCTTTTGCGGCAGCTAATTTAAGCTTGGGAGAAACACAGCGTAGAGAGGGTATTTCTTCCATTAAAACTGCTCTTGATTTTAATTTCCAGGATGTAGAGGGATTACTACGTCTGGTACGGCTTGCAATTGAAGCTACTGGCCGCTGA
- the LOC8287156 gene encoding uncharacterized protein At4g02000 gives MSLSSSMEVDQEKQMELNNDGLAGLVLEEEEEDTTGLDEDFQWCLVSRVLADKMINFQAMRNTMAMLWRPLQGVCIKELSDNGERKEQRYLFQFFHEVDVKRVENGGPWTFNNYHILLHRLKEKENSHEVELKWTDFWIQVYRLPIGFRSEKVVKNIGNYVGEYLESDLNNFDGTWREYIRLRVRVDSTKPLLANMKIKKVGGESSAIDFKYERLGIFCFICGYRGHSDKFCRKILENLDIERFYQKTSEQLQEEQ, from the coding sequence ATGTCGTTGTCTTCATCAATGGAGGTGGATCAAGAAAAGCAAATGGAACTAAATAATGATGGTTTGGCCGGACTAGTTTTAGAGGAGGAAGAGGAGGATACTACGGGGCTAGACGAGGATTTTCAATGGTGCTTAGTTAGTCGTGTGTTGGCTGACAAAATGATCAACTTTCAAGCCATGAGAAATACTATGGCGATGTTATGGCGGCCATTACAAGGAGTGTGTATCAAAGAACTCAGTGATAATGGTGAACGAAAGGAGCAGCGTTACCTTTTCCAATTCTTTCATGAGGTTGATGTCAAAAGGGTAGAGAATGGAGGTCCTTGGACTTTCAACAATTATCATATCCTTTTACATAGATTGAAGGAGAAGGAAAATTCTCATGAAGTGGAACTGAAATGGACTGATTTTTGGATTCAAGTCTACCGTCTTCCGATAGGTTTCCGGAGTGAAAAGGTGGTAAAAAATATTGGAAACTATGTTGGCGAGTACTTAGAATCCGACCTAAATAATTTTGATGGCACATGGAGGGAATATATTCGTCTAAGGGTGAGAGTGGACTCTACCAAACCACTATTGGCTAATATGAAGATTAAAAAGGTTGGAGGTGAGTCGTCTGCAATTGATTTCAAGTATGAAAGGCTTGGCATATTCTGTTTCATATGTGGTTACAGAGGCCATTCGGACAAATTTTgtagaaaaattttggaaaatcTGGATATTGAACGCTTTTATCAAAAGACATCCGAGCAGCTCCAAGAAGAACAATAG